The genomic segment GCCCTGCTTGATTCAGGGGGCGAGTAGACCTCGCCCCTACAAATTCTGTAATTTGCGCATTTCCAATCCGACAAGATGATCGGCCCGCTTGGTAGGCTCGGGGATGCGCGTGCGATTGGCCAGGCGCAGTACCCACTTCTCAGCTTCAGCCAGCGTGATGTTGTGTCCCACCGAGACGAAGAGCGGGCGCACCCCGTCGCGGGTGCGCAGGACGCGGCCGAGAGTCTCTCCCCTGTAGTTGAGTGCCACGCTGGAGCCGCGCCGGGCGGCGGGTTCGCGGTGCTCCCCGCACAGGCGGCTCTTGGCGCAGCCGATGGTGGGAAGGCCCGTGAGCAGTCCCAGATGCGATGCCAGCCCCAGGCCGCGCGGGTGGGCGAGGCCCTGCCCGTCGCAGACCATCAGGTCGACGCGGGTGCGCACTTTTTCGAGCGCGAGCGCCAGCGGCGGGATCTCGCGAAACGAGAGATAGCCCGGCACGTAGGGGAACGGAGTTTCCCCGGCGGCGACCTGGGTCTCGATGGTCTCGAGACTCGGCCAGCGGAGCACCACCACGCCCGCGACGAAAAGTCCCGAGGGGCGGTGGTAGGAGACGTCCGTGCCCGCGATGTGGCGGACTTCTTTGGTCAGCGGTGTTTGTCGAACCCTACGGGCCAGGCGCTCCTGCACCTGCCGCGCCTGGGCAATGCTGAGGTCCCACTCGTGGAGCTGCTTGAGTTTCATTGGGTTGGGCGCGTGCGCGGATCGAGTTCGTCGCGGAGCCAGTCGCCCAGCAGGTTGAACGAGAGCGCGGTGGCAAAGATCGCGAGGCTCGGGAAGAGCAGCAGGTGAGGATAAGTGCGAAGCCCCTGCCAGCCCTCGCGTGCGAGCGTTCCCCAGCTCGTGCCCCACGCGCTGTAGGGATCGTTGATCCCCAGGCCGATAAAAGAGATCACCGACTCGGTCAGGATCGCCAGCGGAATGGAGAGCGTCGTCGCGACGAGCAGCGGGCTAAGTAAATTGGGAAGCACGTAGCGAATGAGCCGCCGCCAGAAACCAACGCCCAGCGCGAGGGAGGACTCGTAGTATTGCTGCACCCGGATGCGCAGCACCTCGCCGCGCACGATGCGGGCAATGCGCGTCCAGCCCACCATTGCCAGCGCCATGGCGAGCGAGAGCGGCCCGCGTCCGAAGATGAGCGAGAGCAGCACGATGAGCAGCAGCTCGGGCAGGCCGTAGACGGCGTCGACGACGCGCATGAGCGCGCCCTCCGTGCGTTTGCCTGCAAGCCCGGCCAGGGCGCCGTAGAAGAAGCCGATGACCGAGGAGCCCAGCGCCGCCGTGACGCCGATGAGCACTGAGACCCGCGTTCCATAGAGCACCCGCGAGAGAAGGTCGCGACCCAGACGGTCGGTCCCGAAGAGATGCCCCCCATCCGGCGGCAGCAGAATCGCATCGGGATAGAGGCCACCATAGGAATAGGGGGCGAGCCACTCGGCAAAGAGCGCGACAAAGAGTGCCAGCGCGATGAAGCACGCGCTCGCAAGAGCGATCGGGTTCTTTTTCAGGCGCGCAATCATGCGCTCTCTCCGCCCTGCTCACCAACGCGCACGCGCGGATCGACGAGTGCGTAGAGCAGGTCCACGATGAGGTTCGCTCCCACGATGACGGCGGTGTAGAGCACCGTGATGCCCAGGATCACCGTGTAATCGCGGTCGGTCACGCTGGTGACAAAGAAGCGCCCCATGCCGGGAATGCCGAAGATCAGCTCGACGATGAACGAGCCCGTCACCAGCGCGGCCAGCAGGGGGCCCAGCACCGTGATGACGGTGTAGAGGGCGCCCGGGATGGCGTGGCGCACGACGACCGCGAGCTCGGTGAGGCCCTTGGCCCGCGCGGTGCGCACGAAGGGCTCGGAAAGGGTATCGAGCAGCGAGCTGCGTGAGAGCCGCGCAATGTAGGCCGCCGGCGCCGCTGCCAGGGTGAGCGAGGGCAGGATCGTGTGGAGCGGTCCCTCCCACCTGGCAGGCGGCAGCACCGGCCACTGGAAGGCAAAGAGGTAGATCAGGATGCCGCCCACCACGAAGCTCGGCAGGGCGATGCCCACGGTAACCAGCGCCTGGAGGGCCTGGTCGCCCGTACCGGCCCGGCCGCGCTCGGCCCTTCGCCAGGCGCTCACAAAGCCGACGCCAAGTCCCAGCACGAGTGCAATGGCGAAGGCCTGCAGTCCAAGGTGCAGGCTGACCGGGCCCACCTGCGCGAGAACTTCGCGGACGCTGCGCTCGCGAAATTTCATGGAATTTCCAAAATCGAGAGTCGGCACGCCGATGAGCACGCGGCCGAGCTGCACGGGAAGCGGGTCATCGAGCCCGTAGCGGGCATTGAGGTTTTCGAGCACCTGCGGGGGCAGGTCTTTTTCCGAGGTGAAAGGCCCGCCGGGCACCAGGCGCAGCAGGCCGAAGGTCACCGCCGCCACCGCGAGGATGACGATCGCGCCCGAGAGCGCGCGGCGTGCCAGGTAGGCGCTCACGGCATCTTCTCCTCGATGAGCCGGACCCTGTAGAGCGGCAGGCGGGCC from the Chrysiogenia bacterium genome contains:
- a CDS encoding ABC transporter permease; amino-acid sequence: MIARLKKNPIALASACFIALALFVALFAEWLAPYSYGGLYPDAILLPPDGGHLFGTDRLGRDLLSRVLYGTRVSVLIGVTAALGSSVIGFFYGALAGLAGKRTEGALMRVVDAVYGLPELLLIVLLSLIFGRGPLSLAMALAMVGWTRIARIVRGEVLRIRVQQYYESSLALGVGFWRRLIRYVLPNLLSPLLVATTLSIPLAILTESVISFIGLGINDPYSAWGTSWGTLAREGWQGLRTYPHLLLFPSLAIFATALSFNLLGDWLRDELDPRTRPTQ
- a CDS encoding ABC transporter permease — translated: MSAYLARRALSGAIVILAVAAVTFGLLRLVPGGPFTSEKDLPPQVLENLNARYGLDDPLPVQLGRVLIGVPTLDFGNSMKFRERSVREVLAQVGPVSLHLGLQAFAIALVLGLGVGFVSAWRRAERGRAGTGDQALQALVTVGIALPSFVVGGILIYLFAFQWPVLPPARWEGPLHTILPSLTLAAAPAAYIARLSRSSLLDTLSEPFVRTARAKGLTELAVVVRHAIPGALYTVITVLGPLLAALVTGSFIVELIFGIPGMGRFFVTSVTDRDYTVILGITVLYTAVIVGANLIVDLLYALVDPRVRVGEQGGESA
- the nfi gene encoding deoxyribonuclease V (cleaves DNA at apurinic or apyrimidinic sites) encodes the protein MKLKQLHEWDLSIAQARQVQERLARRVRQTPLTKEVRHIAGTDVSYHRPSGLFVAGVVVLRWPSLETIETQVAAGETPFPYVPGYLSFREIPPLALALEKVRTRVDLMVCDGQGLAHPRGLGLASHLGLLTGLPTIGCAKSRLCGEHREPAARRGSSVALNYRGETLGRVLRTRDGVRPLFVSVGHNITLAEAEKWVLRLANRTRIPEPTKRADHLVGLEMRKLQNL